CAAAAAAAGGTATCGCGAATTTTATTCAACAAACGTGTAGTAACTCTAGATCTAGCGAGCTTAGTTGCTGGAACTAAATACCGAGGACAGTTTGAAGAACGAATGAAAGCCGTGATGAATGAACTTGAAAAAAATGATGATATCATTCTTTTTATTGACGAAATACACACTATTGTAGGTGCTGGAGGAGCAACAGGTTCTTTGGACGCTTCCAATATGTTCAAACCAGCTTTGGCTCGTGGCGAAATTCAATGTATCGGAGCAACTACTTTAGATGAATACCGTCAATACATTGAAAAAGATGGTGCTTTAGAAAGACGTTTTCAAAAAATAATTGTAGAGCCTACTTCGGTTCCTGAAACAATTACCATTTTGAACAATATCAAAAACAAATACGAGGACCATCACAATGTAACCTATACCCAAGAAGCAATTGAAGCTTGCGTAAAATTAACCGATCGTTATATGTCGGAACGTTTTTTACCAGACAAAGCAATCGATGCTTTAGACGAAGCAGGTTCAAGAGTTCATATTACTAATATTGAGGTTCCAAAACAGATTGTGGATCTTGAACGTCAGTTAGAAGATGTGCGTGTCTTGAAAAATGAAGTAGTTAAGAAACAAAAATACGAAGAGGCAGCCAAACTTCGCGACGACGAAAAACGCATTGAAAAAGACTTAGCTATTGCACAAGAACAATGGGAAGAAGATGCTAAAAACAATCGTATAGAAGTTACTGAGGACAATGTAGCCGATGTCGTTTCTATGATGACTGGTATTCCGGTAAATCGAATCGCACAAACAGAAAGTAATAAATTAGCTAAATTACCCGAACTTATTGAAGGTAAGGTAATTGGTCAAAAAGAAGCAGTACTTAAAATTGCACGTTCTATTCAACGAAACCGTGCCGGATTAAAGGATCCAAACAGACCAATTGGTTCTTTTATTTTCTTAGGACAAACCGGTGTAGGTAAAACCCAATTAGCGAAAGTAATTGCAAAAGAATTATTCGATTCTGAAGATGCCTTAGTACGAATCGACATGAGCGAATACATGGAAAAATTTGCCATTTCAAGGTTAGTGGGAGCTCCTCCAGGTTACGTGGGTTATGAAGAAGGTGGACAATTAACAGAAAAAGTTCGAAGAAAACCGTATTGTGTAGTATTACTAGACGAAATTGAAAAAGCACATCCTGACGTTTTTAATATGTTACTTCAAGTATTAGATGATGGATTTTTAACGGATAGCTTGGGACGAAAAATTGATTTCAAAAACACCATTATTATTATGACATCCAATGTGGGTGCAAGACAATTAAAAGATTTTGGACAAGGAGTTGGTTTTGGAACTGCTGCGAGAACTGCTCAAGTAGATGACAATTCGAAAAGCATTATTGAAAATGCACTTAAGAAAACATTTGCACCTGAATTCTTAAATAGAATTGATGATGTTATCGTATTTAATGCATTAGAGAAACACGATATTGATTTAATTATCGAAATTGAATTAAAGAAACTTACTGCTCGAATTGCCGACTTAGGATACAAATTAAATTTGTCAGACAAAGCCAAAGCTTTTATAGCCGATAAAGGATTTGACAAACAATTTGGTGCTAGACCTTTAAAAAGAGCGATACAGAAGTACGTAGAAGATTCTCTTGCTGAAGAAATCATCACATCAAAAATAGGATCTGGCGACGAAATTTTCATGGATATTGAAGAAGGAGCTCAAGAGTTAAGTGTACAAGTACACAAAGCAGAAGAGCCAACAAATCAATAACATCAAATACCTCTTTAAATAAACAAACCCGCCATAAGGCGGGTTTGTTTATTTAAGAATAAAAAATTTATATAAATAAATTGAGCATATAATAGGTAATAGCAGCTAAAACTGCTGAAACAGGGATGGTTAATACCCAGGCCCATAACAAACTAACAGTTACTCCCCAGCGTACTGCAGAGACACGTTTAGTAACCCCTACTCCAATAATAGAACCTGTTATAGTATGTGTTGTCGAAACCGGAATTTTAAAATGCTCTGTCAAAAATAAAGTTAGAGCCCCGGCAGATTCTGCAACTACTCCTTCAAATGGATTAACTTTAGTAATTTTAGAACCCATTGTTTTTACAATTTTCCAACCTCCGCTTAAGGTTCCTAAAGCAATTACAGAATAACATGTAATTGGTATCCAAGCTGGCATTTTAAACGAACCGTCCTCTTTTGGGAGCTCAACGTCTAACCAATCTGGTAAATCAACATTTCCAGCTGTTTTAACATAAACGGCAACTGCTGCTGCAATAATACCCATCACTTTTTGCGAATCATTACCACCATGTCCCAAACTAAAAGCTGCAGAAGATAATAATTGCATCTTTTTTAATACTGCTTCTGCTTTTGCTGCTGAAAATAAACTGAAAAATAAATTGAATATCGCTAAGCTAAAGAAAATAATAGCAACCAAAAACCATTTTATATTATGTGGTTCAGTAACTACACTCCAAAAAGGACTTTCAAATCTAGGTTTTTCAATTTCTTTAAAAGGAATTAATACAGTAGATAAAAACCAAACCGCCAATCCCATTAACACTAGTGTTAAGAGTTTAGGAAATATATTTTTCTTAGATGAATACATCATCCATAACGAAATGAAATACGAAATAATCATACCAAGTAATGGCGCAATTACAATAAAAAGTATGACAATCAAAACTCCGGAAGGCAATAACTCTCCTTCTTTAGCAGCTTTAAACCAACTCACAATTTTTAGTCCGTAATGTTCCGGATCTTGAACCACTCCTGAAAATCCATGAGCAATAGCCGCCCCTGCAAATCCTCCAATCAAAGTATGCGATGAAGACGAAGGAATTCCTTTCCACCAGGTAAAAAGATTCCAAATTATAGCAGCAATTACACCTGCTAAAATCACTGTCAAGTTGATACTACTAGTATGTGCAGTTTTGGCCACCGTATCGGCTACTCCAAAACCAAAAACCCAATAGGCTAAAAAATTAAAAAATGCTGCCCATAAAACTGCCTGAAATGGTGTCAAAACTTTTGTCGCCACAATAGTAGCAATGGAATTGGCAGCATCATGAAAGCCATTGATATAATCAAAAGCTAAAGACAACAGAATGATAATGATAAGTAAAGTAAAATCCATAGTGAGGTTCAGAAACAGATTAAATTAAGAGTGTTTTACAGCAATAGCTTCTAATACACTAGCTACACTTTTACATTTATCAGTAGCTGTTTCTAAAACTGATAATACTTCTTTGTATTTAATCACATTGATTGCATCTGTCTCATTTTCGAAAATTTCAAAAACGGCTTTATTATAGACATCATCTGATTTGTTTTCCAACTTATTAATTTTAGAACACGCAATAGTTATTTTTTTGGTAGAACTAAAATTTTTCAATTCATTGACAGCAAACTCAATATTTTGACACGCTTCTAAATTAATTTCTGTCAGTTTACGAATTGACTTCGTAATCTTATCTACATGATACAAACGCATTCTGCTTGCTGCTCCTTGAAGATTATCGGCAACATTATCAATGGATGTAATTAAAGAGTGAATATCTTCTCTATCGAATGGCGTTATAAAGTTTCTGCTCAATTCCAAATTAGTTTGACGAGTAATATCTTCCCCTCGTTGTTCCAATTCATCTATTTTTTGAAAAAGTTCTTCTCTTTCTTTTAAGGGTAAATTAACTGCCTCATGCAAATGAGAAGCTAATTGAACTAAATTCGTTGAAGCTTGTTCAAAAAGAGGAAAAAACTTTTTGTCTTTAGGAACTAAAAATTGGAAAATACTGTTTAATGACATGGGTATATATTTTAGATATGCAAAATTAAATGATTATTCAATGCTCGTGTTAAGCTATTGTTAACAATTGGAAATGATTTCAAATTTAAACATAATTATGACATTTAAACTAGTACATAAATTAATTTTGACATCCTTAAATCAAATCAATTTTTCCATTGTATTAATCAATAACCTATCTTGAATATTGTCATTTACAACCAAAACCGAAGTGTTTAAACCTAATTAAGTTTGTCAACTCTTATCTGAAATCCCTAGAAAATATGCCTAAAACACGAAACCAATCAATAAATACAGTCTATATTTTGGAAATTAACGAATATCAATAAAATTAACCGGTCATTTTTAAAATATTCGTAAAAAGCGTTTTTAAGGTTTATTTTTTTTATAAAAAAATGTACTTTTGAAAAATCAAATGACAAACAACAGAAAGACATATTCATCTGCAAAAACAACTTCAACTGAAGTTGCAATTTCTGTTACTTTTTCTTCTACAACAACAACTACCCCTTAGGGGTATACTTTTACATATAATCCTACTCTATTTTTACTTTTCCCTCAAGGGAGAAAGTTCTTGGATGTATAGAAATAGTTGCATTTTAAAATAACACACACACAATGAAAGTATTAAAATTTGGCGGCACTTCAGTAGCCAATGCAGAAAATATAAACCGCGTTCTAACCATAGTTACCGAAAAAGCTAAAAATGAAAAATTAGTTGTAGTCGTTTCGGCTTTAAGTAAAGTAACCGACTTATTACAATTGGCCTCACAAAAAGCAGCTTCCAATGACGAAAGTTATAAAGAAATTGTAACCGAGATTGAAAAGAAACATTTAGACACCTTAAAAGAATTAATTCCAGTAAGCGAACAAAGTAGTTTGCTAAGTCATTTAAAACGAATCGTAAACCATTTAGAAACACTTTTGGATGGTTGTTTCCTTTTAGGGGAACTATCACCTAGAACCGAAGATACAATTTTAGGTTTTGGTGAATTACTTTCCTCCTATATTATTGCGGAAGCTTTAAAACAAAAAGAAAAAAATAGCAGTTATGCTGATAGCCGTGAATTGATTAAAACTAATGCTGGTTTTGGAAAAGCCATCGTTGATTTTGAAACTACCAATAGATTAGTTGCTAATTTCTTCGCTTCCAACAACAGTCAAGTGGTAGTTTTACCTGGATTTATTGCTTCTACCAGCGACAAAATTCCTACTACATTAGGACGTGGCGGATCTGATTATACGGCAGCTATTATTGCAGCTGCATTGAATGCGACAGATCTAGAAATTTGGACAGACGTTAACGGCATGTTTACTGCGAATCCAAAAATTGTAAAACAAGCCCAACCCATTGCTACTATTTCATATCAAGAAGCTATGGAATTGTCACATTTTGGTGCCAAAGTATTGTACCCGCCAACGATTCAACCTGTTTTGAGAAAGAACATTCCAATCCTAATCAAAAATACGTTTGAACCAGAAGCTGTTGGAACGTACATTTCAAATGAAATTGTTGTCCAAACCAATCCTGTAAAAGGAATTAGTCATATAGACAACATTGCTTTATTGACATTAGAAGGTCCCGGAATGGTTGGGGTTTCAGGTTCGTCAAAACGACTTTTTGAAGTTCTTTCACAAGAGAGTATCAATGTAATCTTCATTACGCAGGCCTCATCTGAACATTCTATTTGTATCGGAATTTTAAATTCAGATGCTGAAACAGCAGAAATTGCTATCAACAAAGCATTCGAAGTTGAAATAGCACAAAATAAAATCGATCCTTGTATTGTAGAACATAATTTGTGCATCATTGCCTTAGTGGGTGAAAACATGAAAAACCACCAAGGTTTGAGTGGAAGAATGTTCAGTACTTTAGGAAAAAACAACGTGAACATTCGCGCTATTGCTCAAGGGGCATCAGAACGAAATATTTCTGCTGTTATTAATGAGAGAGATGTCAAAAAAGCATTGAATACTTTACACGAAAATTTCTTTGAAGAAAACACTAAACAATTGAACCTTTTTGTAATGGGTGTTGGAAATGTTGGTGAAAAATTCATTGAACAAATTCACCAACAAAAAAAATTCTTAAAAGAGAATTTAAAAATCAATCTAAGAGTCATTGCTTTATCTAATTCTAGAAAAATGCACTTTGACGAAGACGGTATTTCTTTGAAAGATTGGAAAACGATTTTAGACAATGGTAATGCTGCGAATCAAGAACAATTCATCGCTAAAGTAAAAGAATTGAATCTCAGAAACAGCATTTTTGTTGATATCACAGCGAACGAAAGTGTTTCAAAAACTTATGAACAATATTTAAAACAAAGTGTTGGTGTAGTAACTTGTAATAAAATTGCCTGTTCATCAGCTTATGACAATTACAAAAATTTAAAAAATCTATCACGCCAATACCATGCGCCATTCTTATTTGAAACCAATGTGGGTGCAGGATTACCAATCATAGATACCGTAAAAAATTTAATTGCTTCGGGAGATAAAGTGAATAAAATTCAAGCCGTACTTTCTGGAAGTTTGAATTTTATCTTCAATAATTTTGACGAAAACAATTCGTTTCACGATGTGGTCAAAGAAGCTGGAGTACAAGGATTCACAGAACCTGATCCAAAAATTGATTTAAGCGGAATAGACGTAGCTAGAAAAATCTTAATCTTAATTCGCGAAAGCGGTTACCAAATGGATATTGAAGCAATTGCTAACGAATCGTTTATGCCTGCAGAATGTTTGGAAACCACTTCAAACGAAGCCTTCTTTGCGTCATTATTAAAACATGCTGCTCATTTTGATGCGCTGTACAATGAAGCGAAAAGTAAAGAATCGCGTTTGAAATATGTAGCACAATTTGAAAATGGGAAAACATCTGTTGGCTTACAATTCATTCCGAAAGACCATCCTTTTTATAATTTGGAAGGAAAAGATAATATCGTTTTGTTTTATACCGATCGATATGTGGATCAGCCCTTATTAATAAAAGGCGCAGGTGCAGGAGCAGCAGTAACGGCTTCAGGAATTTTTGCAGATGTCATCCGAATTGGAAACGTATAAAAACTATTGTATCGCTTTAAAAGAATACAAAATGAATGAAATAAAAATATTTTGCCCAGCAACCATTGCCAATCTATCTTGTGGATTCGATGTACTTGGACTTTGCCTTGACAATGTAGGAGATGAAATGGTGGTTCGGAAATCAGCTGAAAAAGGAATACGAATTACCAAAATTGTTGGTGCTGATCTACCATTGGAAACCGAAAACAATGTATCGGGTGTCGCTGGATTAGCATTATTAGAAACGGTTAACCCTGACTTTGGTTTTGAGATCGAAATCTACAAAAACATCAAAGCGGGAAGCGGTATTGGAAGTAGTGCGGCAAGTTCAGCTGGAGCTGTTTTTGGAATCAATGCATTATTAGGTTATCCTTACCAAACTAAAGACTTAGTCCAGTTTGCCATGCAAGGCGAAAAGTTAGCCTGTGGTAATGCGCATGCTGATAATGTAGCTCCTGCCCTTTTGGGTGGATTTACCTTAGTTAGAAGTTACAGTCCATTAGATATTATTAAAATAGAAAGTCCTTCTGAATTATATGCCACAGTAGTGCATCCGCAAATCGAATTAAAAACTTCAGATGCTCGTTCAGTATTAAAACAAACCGTCTCTCTAAAAAGTGCTATTATGCAATGGGGAAATGTGGGCGGTTTAATTGCGGGATTATATACTCAAGATTACGATTTAATTGGACGTTCCTTACACGATGAAATTGTAGAACCTTTACGAAGTGTTCTCATTCCAGGATTTGATTCAATCAAACAAGCCGCTTTAGAAAATGGCGCTTTAGGTTCAGGTATATCCGGTTCAGGTCCATCAATTTTTGCATTGAGCAAAGGGGCAGCGACCGCAGAAAAAATTGCCAAAGCCATGTGTGAAGTATATGAAGCTATCAATCTACCTTATGAAATTCACGTTTCTAAAGTGAATTCAGAGGGAGTTAAAATTTTAAGTCAACAATAACAATATTGCTTACCCAAGCAATCACAATACAATGAAATATTACAGTTTAAACCACAACGCACCCAAAGTTTCTTTTGAAGAAGCGGTTATACAAGGATTGGCAACCGACAGAGGATTGTATTTCCCAGAGAAAATTACACCTTTACCTGCTGCATTTTTTGATACAATCGAAAATAAAAGCAACGAAGAAATTGCGTTTCAAGCCATTCAACAATTTGTTGGGAATGAAATTCCTGAAACTGAACTTCAAGCGATCATTAAAGAAACCTTATGTTTTGACTTTCCAGTGGTTGAAGTAGAAAAAGGAATCTATTCACTGGAGTTATTTCACGGTCCAACCATGGCATTTAAAGATGTAGGTGCACGATTCATGTCACGCTGCTTGGGCTATTTCAATCGCAATGACAAAACATCCAAAAACACGGTTTTAGTTGCAACTTCTGGTGATACTGGAGGAGCCGTAGCCAGTGGTTTTCTTGGTGTCAAAGGTGTCGAAGTGGTCATTTTATATCCATCTGGAAAAGTAAGTGACATTCAAGAAAGACAGTTAACTACTTTGGGGCAAAATATAAAAGCTCTCGAAATTGATGGCGTTTTCGACGATTGTCAAGACATGGTAAAAAAAGCATTTTTGGACGAAAGTCTAAAACATCACAATTTAACTTCGGCCAATTCTATCAATATAGCTCGTTGGTTACCACAAATGTTTTACTTTTTCTTTGCTTATAAAGCATTAAAAAACCAAAACAAACCTTTAGTATTTTCATGTCCAAGTGGTAATTTCGGAAATATTTGCGCAGGTATTATTGCAAAAAAAATGGGATTGCCAATTACACATTTTGTAGCTTCGACCAATGTTAACGATACCGTTCCAAGATTTTTAACAAACGGCATTTACGATCCAAAACCATCTATCGCGACAATTTCTAACGCTATGGATGTGGGTAATCCTAGTAATTTTATCCGAATCCAAGAAATGTATCAAAACGATTTGGAGCATTTCAAAACTGATTTTTCTTCGTATACTTTTTCAGACCAAGCCACATTGGAAGCGATGAAAAGTATATATGAAACCAATGAATATATTGCAGAACCTCATGGAGCGGTTGGTTACTTAGGATTGAAAAAAGAATTAGACAATTATCCAAATGCCATTGGAATATTTTTAGAAACCGCTCATCCAATCAAGTTTTTAGATGTAGTAGAACCTGCTCTGAACGTAAAATTGCCTATTCCTACACAAATTGAAAGTGTTTTAGGAAAAGAAAAAATAAGTACCAAAATTAAAACGTACGAAGAATTGAAGTCGTTTTTGGGATAAAATTCCTAGATTTATATTGAATACATTCGTATTCTGGTTGATTCTAGTTTCAAAATAAAAACTTTAGTATGATTGCAAAAGTATTAGCAGCAGACATTGCCTCATTAAATACACTAATCAATTCGGCCTATCGAGGCGAGTTTTCAAAAAAAGGCTGGACAACCGAAGCCCATATATTGGAAGGTAGCAGAACCACTGAGGCAGAATTACTTGAAATCATTCAAGATAAACACAATACTATTCTAAAATATTCAGAGCATAACAAAATTATTGGTTGTGTCCTTTTGAAAGCAAAAGAAAACGAATTGTATTTAGGAATGCTGACAGTTTCTCCAGAATTGCAAAATAGTGGTATCGGTAAAAAATTGTTGCAACAAGCTGAAGTTTTTGCCGCTGAATTGGGTCTCCCAAAAATTGTAATGACAGTAATATCCGTTCGTGAAGAATTGATTTCGTGGTACAAAAGAAATGGTTATGTGGATACAGGAGTAAGAGAGCCTTTCCCAGTGAGTGATGTTTTCAATCCAACAACACAAGAACCTTTAGAATTTATGGTGTTAGAAAAAATAATTTCATAATTACTGACTCAAACTCAAATAGGCTTTACCTAAATACGAAATAATATCCGAAGCGATAAACGATTGATAACCCGTTTCAGGAAAGGCAATATCTGCCGTCAGTCCGTGAAGATACACCCCTAATAGTGCTGCATTGATAGGTTCATACGACTGAGCTAACAAACTGGTAATCACTCCAGTCAAAACATCACCACTTCCAGCAGTTGCCAAAGCTGCATTACCTGTAGTATTTTGGTAGACCAATTCCCCATAAACAATATAGGTAGGCGCACCTTTCATTACTACAATTAATTGGTGTTTTTTAGAAAAGGCAATTGTTTTTTCAAATAGTTCAGCTTCCGAATTCCATTTCCCAATCAAACGTTCCAATTCTTTTAAATGCGGAGTTATAATTGTCTTAGGAGGTAATAATGACAACCAATCCGAATGCAATGCCAAAATATTCAACGCATCCGCATCAATGATTAAAGGAATTGAATTGTACTTCAAGAACTTGTACAATCCCTGTTGCGTAGCGATATCTTGACCCAAACCAGGTCCAATACCAATGGCATCAGGAACAATATCAAAATGAATTTTTGAAATACAACTATCTTGATCATCCGTCAACACCATGACTTCAGGTACCGCTATTTGTACGATATCATAACCACATTTAGGAATAAACGCAGTCACTAATCCACATCCGAACTTAATCGCTGCTTTAGATGACAGACATATTGAACCCATTTTTCCATAGCTTCCGCCAATCAACATAGCATGACCTTGAATTCCTTTATGAGTAGTAGCAATAATAGGTTGGTAAATTGAAGAAATTGTTTGCTTGTCAACAACAGTAGAGTGCATCATACAAAATAATTAATAATTAAAATTACAAAAAGATTCTCTACGCTATGTAACAAATTCAAATAACATTATTTGCAGCACCTTTCTAGGTCCTGAACACTAGTTGTCCCGCTATCCGCGCTACGCGGTAGCTAGCTCCTATCGGGGCTATTCAAGTCGTGGTGTATTTCAGTGGCAGTTCGCGGATGTATCTAAAACAAAAAACCCCGTTTGGTTAGAAACAGGGTTTTTAAAAGAAAGCGACGAACCGAGCCCTTTAGGGCGAACACGTCGATCCATTAAAAAAAATGAGCCTTGTCTATAAAGACAAGGCTCAATAAAGAAAGGCGACGACATACTCTCCCACATAACTGCAGTACCATCTGCGCAGGCGGGCTTAACTACTCTGTTCGGGATGGGAAGAGGTGAGCCCCGCCGCAATAACCACCTTAAGGTTGTTAGTGATTAGTTAGTAGTGATTAGTAATTAGTCTTACACTAATTACTAGTTACTGTTCACTAGTCACTGCTCGCGTCGAGCAAATATCTTAACATACTGAGATAAAGAAAAAAATTAAGAAAGTTTCTCCCTGCCCCT
This sequence is a window from Flavobacterium ammoniigenes. Protein-coding genes within it:
- a CDS encoding NAD(P)H-hydrate dehydratase; translation: MMHSTVVDKQTISSIYQPIIATTHKGIQGHAMLIGGSYGKMGSICLSSKAAIKFGCGLVTAFIPKCGYDIVQIAVPEVMVLTDDQDSCISKIHFDIVPDAIGIGPGLGQDIATQQGLYKFLKYNSIPLIIDADALNILALHSDWLSLLPPKTIITPHLKELERLIGKWNSEAELFEKTIAFSKKHQLIVVMKGAPTYIVYGELVYQNTTGNAALATAGSGDVLTGVITSLLAQSYEPINAALLGVYLHGLTADIAFPETGYQSFIASDIISYLGKAYLSLSQ
- the thrA gene encoding bifunctional aspartate kinase/homoserine dehydrogenase I — encoded protein: MKVLKFGGTSVANAENINRVLTIVTEKAKNEKLVVVVSALSKVTDLLQLASQKAASNDESYKEIVTEIEKKHLDTLKELIPVSEQSSLLSHLKRIVNHLETLLDGCFLLGELSPRTEDTILGFGELLSSYIIAEALKQKEKNSSYADSRELIKTNAGFGKAIVDFETTNRLVANFFASNNSQVVVLPGFIASTSDKIPTTLGRGGSDYTAAIIAAALNATDLEIWTDVNGMFTANPKIVKQAQPIATISYQEAMELSHFGAKVLYPPTIQPVLRKNIPILIKNTFEPEAVGTYISNEIVVQTNPVKGISHIDNIALLTLEGPGMVGVSGSSKRLFEVLSQESINVIFITQASSEHSICIGILNSDAETAEIAINKAFEVEIAQNKIDPCIVEHNLCIIALVGENMKNHQGLSGRMFSTLGKNNVNIRAIAQGASERNISAVINERDVKKALNTLHENFFEENTKQLNLFVMGVGNVGEKFIEQIHQQKKFLKENLKINLRVIALSNSRKMHFDEDGISLKDWKTILDNGNAANQEQFIAKVKELNLRNSIFVDITANESVSKTYEQYLKQSVGVVTCNKIACSSAYDNYKNLKNLSRQYHAPFLFETNVGAGLPIIDTVKNLIASGDKVNKIQAVLSGSLNFIFNNFDENNSFHDVVKEAGVQGFTEPDPKIDLSGIDVARKILILIRESGYQMDIEAIANESFMPAECLETTSNEAFFASLLKHAAHFDALYNEAKSKESRLKYVAQFENGKTSVGLQFIPKDHPFYNLEGKDNIVLFYTDRYVDQPLLIKGAGAGAAVTASGIFADVIRIGNV
- a CDS encoding ATP-dependent Clp protease ATP-binding subunit, whose translation is MDDNFSPRVKDVITYSKEEALRLGHDFIGTEHLMLGILRDGNGKAIHILNTLAVDLDHLRRKVEILSPANPSIEVSVEKKNLHLTRQAERALKTTFLEAKVFQSTSISTAHLLLCILRNENDPTTKLLNKLKIDYDVVKEQYVNMTPAEDDFMENLPKNESYNDESGQDDSIKESNFNNPTNKSNKKSKTPVLDNFGRDLTEMAEEGKLDPVVGREKEIERVSQILSRRKKNNPLLIGEPGVGKSAIAEGLALRIIQKKVSRILFNKRVVTLDLASLVAGTKYRGQFEERMKAVMNELEKNDDIILFIDEIHTIVGAGGATGSLDASNMFKPALARGEIQCIGATTLDEYRQYIEKDGALERRFQKIIVEPTSVPETITILNNIKNKYEDHHNVTYTQEAIEACVKLTDRYMSERFLPDKAIDALDEAGSRVHITNIEVPKQIVDLERQLEDVRVLKNEVVKKQKYEEAAKLRDDEKRIEKDLAIAQEQWEEDAKNNRIEVTEDNVADVVSMMTGIPVNRIAQTESNKLAKLPELIEGKVIGQKEAVLKIARSIQRNRAGLKDPNRPIGSFIFLGQTGVGKTQLAKVIAKELFDSEDALVRIDMSEYMEKFAISRLVGAPPGYVGYEEGGQLTEKVRRKPYCVVLLDEIEKAHPDVFNMLLQVLDDGFLTDSLGRKIDFKNTIIIMTSNVGARQLKDFGQGVGFGTAARTAQVDDNSKSIIENALKKTFAPEFLNRIDDVIVFNALEKHDIDLIIEIELKKLTARIADLGYKLNLSDKAKAFIADKGFDKQFGARPLKRAIQKYVEDSLAEEIITSKIGSGDEIFMDIEEGAQELSVQVHKAEEPTNQ
- a CDS encoding inorganic phosphate transporter, whose product is MDFTLLIIIILLSLAFDYINGFHDAANSIATIVATKVLTPFQAVLWAAFFNFLAYWVFGFGVADTVAKTAHTSSINLTVILAGVIAAIIWNLFTWWKGIPSSSSHTLIGGFAGAAIAHGFSGVVQDPEHYGLKIVSWFKAAKEGELLPSGVLIVILFIVIAPLLGMIISYFISLWMMYSSKKNIFPKLLTLVLMGLAVWFLSTVLIPFKEIEKPRFESPFWSVVTEPHNIKWFLVAIIFFSLAIFNLFFSLFSAAKAEAVLKKMQLLSSAAFSLGHGGNDSQKVMGIIAAAVAVYVKTAGNVDLPDWLDVELPKEDGSFKMPAWIPITCYSVIALGTLSGGWKIVKTMGSKITKVNPFEGVVAESAGALTLFLTEHFKIPVSTTHTITGSIIGVGVTKRVSAVRWGVTVSLLWAWVLTIPVSAVLAAITYYMLNLFI
- a CDS encoding DUF47 domain-containing protein; translated protein: MSLNSIFQFLVPKDKKFFPLFEQASTNLVQLASHLHEAVNLPLKEREELFQKIDELEQRGEDITRQTNLELSRNFITPFDREDIHSLITSIDNVADNLQGAASRMRLYHVDKITKSIRKLTEINLEACQNIEFAVNELKNFSSTKKITIACSKINKLENKSDDVYNKAVFEIFENETDAINVIKYKEVLSVLETATDKCKSVASVLEAIAVKHS
- the thrC gene encoding threonine synthase — translated: MKYYSLNHNAPKVSFEEAVIQGLATDRGLYFPEKITPLPAAFFDTIENKSNEEIAFQAIQQFVGNEIPETELQAIIKETLCFDFPVVEVEKGIYSLELFHGPTMAFKDVGARFMSRCLGYFNRNDKTSKNTVLVATSGDTGGAVASGFLGVKGVEVVILYPSGKVSDIQERQLTTLGQNIKALEIDGVFDDCQDMVKKAFLDESLKHHNLTSANSINIARWLPQMFYFFFAYKALKNQNKPLVFSCPSGNFGNICAGIIAKKMGLPITHFVASTNVNDTVPRFLTNGIYDPKPSIATISNAMDVGNPSNFIRIQEMYQNDLEHFKTDFSSYTFSDQATLEAMKSIYETNEYIAEPHGAVGYLGLKKELDNYPNAIGIFLETAHPIKFLDVVEPALNVKLPIPTQIESVLGKEKISTKIKTYEELKSFLG
- a CDS encoding GNAT family N-acetyltransferase — its product is MIAKVLAADIASLNTLINSAYRGEFSKKGWTTEAHILEGSRTTEAELLEIIQDKHNTILKYSEHNKIIGCVLLKAKENELYLGMLTVSPELQNSGIGKKLLQQAEVFAAELGLPKIVMTVISVREELISWYKRNGYVDTGVREPFPVSDVFNPTTQEPLEFMVLEKIIS
- a CDS encoding homoserine kinase, translating into MNEIKIFCPATIANLSCGFDVLGLCLDNVGDEMVVRKSAEKGIRITKIVGADLPLETENNVSGVAGLALLETVNPDFGFEIEIYKNIKAGSGIGSSAASSAGAVFGINALLGYPYQTKDLVQFAMQGEKLACGNAHADNVAPALLGGFTLVRSYSPLDIIKIESPSELYATVVHPQIELKTSDARSVLKQTVSLKSAIMQWGNVGGLIAGLYTQDYDLIGRSLHDEIVEPLRSVLIPGFDSIKQAALENGALGSGISGSGPSIFALSKGAATAEKIAKAMCEVYEAINLPYEIHVSKVNSEGVKILSQQ